The genome window TGGACGCGCAGCATGATGTTGCTAAAATATTAGATTCTATAAGTACAAAATATCAAGATAAGGATTTAAATTATAATGTTTCTTCTATTAGAGGTATTTTACAAAGACTAGCAATTGAAGTAAGATCTTCTAATGAAATTTATCAAGACTATACTACTCCAAAAGATCTTATTTTTGATGAAATAATGCAATATATAAGCACTTACTTTTCAAATTGTGAAGTAACAAATAATCTGCCTAAAAATATAGAAGTCCCTGTATCAGATATTTCTCTGTTTGAAAGAATAATTGTTAATTTATCTTCTAATTCAATAAAACACTCTATCTCGCCTTCAAAAGTAAAACTTTATTATGCTAATGAATATTTTTCGCTTCGAGTGTATTCAAAAATTTCATTGCTTTCTTCATTTAATATTCATTTAGCGAAATTAACAAATAGAATTGATTTAAAAAATGTAGATTCTCCAGTTTTATTTAAATTTTTTGGAAGAGATGGACGAGGATTATCAATAATTAAAAGAGGTATTTTTAAATTTAAAGGTAAAATGATTTTTACTATTGAAAATAATGTTGTTGAAACTGGTTTTGATATTCCCGCGCATTTTTATGTTAACAAAAAAATTGATGAAATTCCTTCATATTTACTAAATAGAAAGAAAGTAATTTATTTTAAAAATGAAGAATTAATTCAATACGCTAAAGAGCAGGGTCTTGAAAGTTTTATTATAACTGATAATGATTTAGAATCATTAGTTAAAAATAAAATTAGTGAAGAAAAGATTGAGATAGTATCAGATGAAGAGTTAAACTTGCCTCAATCTTTTATTTTAAGAATAATTACTAAAAAAGAAAGAATTAAGGGTCTTGCTTTAAATTGGATTGGAGATTCTAGGTAATGGTTTCAAAAGTTTTTCCAATATCTCGTTGGTTAGTTGTTGATGATACCCCTGAAGATGCGGATGATATCGTTTTAGCTATTGAAGGACTTGGTGGCAAAGCTGATACCGCTGACAGTATAAAAGCAGCCGAGAAATTGTTACGTAAAAATATCTATGATGTTTGTGTAGTTGATTGTTTTTATAAAGGAACAAATAAGTGGGGAATTGATCTTTTGCCTGACTTGCGCTCAACTTTACCAGGCCTTCCAGTTATAATGATTTCTAATTCAGATGATCTCGACTTACCTGCAAGGGTTATTAGGGCTGGAGCAGATATGTTCTGTCCTAAACTAAAAGATTCTTTTTCTTTGACAAAAACATTAGGGGCAGCTGCTTTACAAGCTACAATAATTCGTAAATTAAAAATAATGGAATTTGATTCAAGATTTTCGAAAGAAATTTATTTGCAAAAACAAACATCAGACGCTTTTGAACATTCTATGCGCAGAAAAGAAGAAAGACTTCTTATCTGTGGTGCTCCTGGAACAGGAAAAACGATAGCTTGTCAACTATTTGCGCATCAATATTTAAAACAAAATTATGGGAGTTTATCCAGAAATATTGTTTACCATGATTGTGCATCAAAATCAGATGATGTGAATTCCACTATGCTTTTTGGCGATGCAAAGATGATAGGCAACACTTTACAGTTAAGTTTATTTGAAAGAGCTGTTGGAGGAGTTCTTGTTTTAGATAATTTACATGCTTTGTCTGAAGAAAATCAAAATAAATTAAAAAGTATTTTTGACTCTGAATTTGTGCCTTCTGTATTAGGTGAAGGTAATTTATCTATTAGTCTTATAAAATTTGTAGGTACCTATTGCACTGATTATCAGAAAAAAATTGTACCTGGTTTTTTAGAAGCATATGCACACAGAGAAATTGATCTGCCATCAATTTCTGATTTAAATCAGGAATTATCTAAAGTTATTCAATTCATTTTTGAAAATCTATCACAATCTAGTGAAGACCTTAAAATTTCTGCTAGCACAGAAGTTATTGGGAAAATTTTAGATTTAGCTGCCAATCATTCTTTTCCTGCTAATTTTAGAACTCTGCATCAAATTATTGAAAATGCTTTATCAAGAGCGTTGGCGGATCAGCGAAGTCAAATTTATCCCTCAGATATTGAAATTATAGGTAGCATGCGATCTTCACATCAAGAATCTGTAACAAATACAGCCGGGACAGTAAAAAATTACGGAGATGTATTGGAAGGAAGATTCGGAGAAGCTTTACTAAAATTTATTGCTGCGGGCGAAAATTTTGATGAAGCTAAAGATGTTTTACGAAAAATTATGATCAATGTAGCTTCAAAGAAGTATGGCGGAAATAAATCTAAGATTGCTTCTGCATTAGGCATTTCCCGGCAAAGTCTTTATGATCATGAAGAATCCGAATAACATCATAAACTTTGAACTGACAGATGAAAAAATAATAAATTTAGGTACTATCATGAGGTTATGAAATAATTCATGAAGGAATCTATAAAATGAGAAAATTTATTCCGCAGTTGTCATCACCAAGTGCTATGATCCAAGTTGGTTGGACTAAATTAAAAAATATTCCAGGAGGAAATATTATTTTTTCTTCTCTGGTTTCAAAATATATTCCCTATACGGGATCAATTTCTCCTTTAGTTTTAAGTATAGAAAGCGGTCAAGCTAGAGTATTGCTAAAAGACAAGCGGGCTGTTAGAAATCACTTAAACTGCATTCACGCAATTGCTTTAGCTAATGTGGGAGAGTTTTCGACAGGATTATGTCTTATTTCGCAATTGCCAGAATCAGCAATGGCAATTCTTACAAAAATAGAAATTGAATATTTGAAAAAAGCACGCGGAGATTTAGTATCTGAAGCAATTTATCAATATCAAAATGCCCAACAAGAAAATGAAGATCATAGAATAACTGCAAACATTTTAAATACTAATAATGAAATAGTGAGTAAAGTACATGCTACATGGCGAGTCAGAAGAAAATAATAAATCTATAGAAATTAATTAATACATTAAAGAGATGCTTAATATGAATTATGAAACTCAATTTACAAAACAAGTTGGTATCCAATACCCTATTATCTGCGGAGCTATGTATCCTTGTAGCAATCCAGAGCTAATTGCCGCTGTTTCAGAAGCTGGTGGTATTGGTATAGTACAGCCATTATCGCTAGTTTTTGTGCATAAGCACGAATTTAGAGAGGGGCTTAGGTTAATTAAAAAATTAACAAAGAAACCATTTGGTATGAATATTATTACTGAAAAATCATCAAAAATATATGAAAATAGAATGAAAAAATACTTAGAAATTGCTCTGGAAGAAGGAGTGCGTTTTTTTGTTACTTCTCTAGGAAATCCAAAATGGGTGGTTGAGCAAAGTAAATCTGTAAATGGTATTGTTTATCATGATGTAACTAGCAAAAAATGGGCTGAAAAAGCATTACAATCAGGAGTACATGGACTCATCTGTGTAAATAACAGAGCCGGCGGGCATGCTGGTGAATTATCAGCAGAGCAAATTATAAAAGACTTAAAAGAATTCAATGTTCCCATAATATGTGCTGGTGGTGTAGGTGATAAAATAAGTTTTAATGAAGCGCTGCAATTAGGCTATGCTGGAGTGCAAATGGGAACGCGTTTTATTGCAACCACAGAATGCAAAGCGCATGAAGATTATAAACAGGCTATAGTTAAAGCATCATCTAAAGATATAGTATTAACTGATAAAATTTCAGGTGTTCCAGTTTCAGTAATCAAAACAGAATATATTGAGAGAATAGGAACAAAAGCGAATCCTCTTGCAAGATACTTCTTAAGGCATCACAAATTTAAACACTGGATGAGAATGTATTACACTATACAAGCTGCATGGAAGCTTAAGCGAGCATCATTGGAAGGGGCTGGTTATAAAGATTACTGGCAGGCTGGAAAAAGCGTAGATGGTTGCAATGCAATTCTCAGTTCTAAGGAAGTGATTCAAAATATGGTTTCAGTTTAACATTAACCTATTGTGATAATTCATAAATAAAATTATGCCAGATTATATTATAAATGCCTAAAAATTAAGCTAAAAAAATTAAAAAAAAATTAAATTTTCTATCAAAAATATTTGACAAGAAAAGAAATGTATAGCAAGTTAATTTTCTCGCTGCAGTAGCAGATTCGAAAGAGTTGCTAAGTAGTGAAAGTTATTTGACAAGAGAAGAGAGCAGAAACAGAGTGCGGGAGCGTAGTGATTCGTATCGCAAGAGACGAGTTACAAGGTTCCTTCATAAAAGAAAGAACCGTCAAGGTAGAGTAAAAGCTACCATAAAAAGAAAAGCGAGCTCCTTTTGGAGTAAGAAATAAGAGCTAAGAGTTTGATCCTGGCTCAGAACGAACGCTGGCGGCGTGCCTAACACATGCAAGTCGAACGGATGTAGCAATACATTAGTGGCGCACGGGTGAGTAATGCATGGGAATCTGCCTTGTGGAGGGGGATAACTACGGGAAACTGTAGCTAAGACCGCGTAAGCAGTAGCGATACTGGAAAGTGAGGGGATCGCAAGACCTTCAGCCATAAGATGAGCCCATGTTCCATTAGCTAGTTGGCGGGGTAACGGCCCACCAAGGCGAAGATGGATAGCTGGTCTGAGAGGACGATCAGCCACACTGGGACTGAGACACGGCCCAGACTCCTACGGGAGGCAGCAGTGGGGAATATTGCGCAATGGGGGAAACCCTGACGCAGCAACGCCGCGTGAGTGATGAAGGCCTTCGGGTTGTAAAGCTCTTTCGGTTGGGAAGAAGGGTGTAGTGACTAATAATCATTGCATTTGATGGTACCAAAAGAAGAAGCACCGGCAAACTTCGTGCCAGCAGCCGCGGTAATACGAAGGGTGCGAGCGTTGTTCGGAATTACTGGGCGTAAAGGGTTCGTAGGCGGGAATGCAAGTCAAGTGTGAAATCCCCGAGCTTAACTTGGGACGTGCATTTGAGACTGTGTTTCTTGAGTTTCGGAGAGGGTGGTGGAATTGCTGGTGTAGGAGTGACATCCGTAGAGATCAGCAGGAACACCGGAGGCGAAGGCGACCACCTGGCCGAATACTGACGCTGAGGAACGAAAGCGTGGGGAGCAAACAGGATTAGATACCCTGGTAGTCCACGCCGTAAACGATGATAACTAGGTGTTGGGGGAGTTGACCCCTCCAGTACCGTAGCCCACGCGCTAAGTTATCCGCCTGGGGAGTACGGCCGCAAGGCTAAAACTCAAAGGAATTGACGGGGGCCCGCACAAGAGGTGGAGTATGTGGTTTAATTCGAAGCAACGCGAAGAACCTTACCTGGGTTTGACATCCTGAGAAAAGCGTAGAGATACGTAATAGTAGCAATACACTCAGAGACAGGTGCTGCATGGCTGTCGTCAGCTCGTGTCGTGAGATGTTGGGTTAAGTCCCGCAACGAGCGCAACCCTTTCCCTTATTTGGCATCATTAAGTTGGCAACTATAGGGGTACTGCCGGTGATAAAACCGGAGGAAGGTGGGGATGACGTCAAGTCCTCATGGCCCTTACATCCAGGGCTACACACGTACTACAATGGCCAAGACAAAGCGAAGCGAAGCCGAGAGGTGAAGCCAAACGCAAAAACATGGTCTCAGTTCGGATTGTGGTCTGCAACTCGACCACATGAAGTTGGAATCTCTAGTAATCGCAGATCAGCAGGCTGCGGTGAATACGTTCCCGGGCCTTGTACACACCGCCCGTCAAACCACGAAAGTTGTATAAGCCAGAAGCAGGTGGGCTAACCGTAAGGGGGCAGCTTGCCAAGGCTTGTGCGATGATTGGGGTTAAGTCGTAACAAGGTAGCCGTAGGGGAACCTGCGGCTGGATCACCTCCTTTCTAGGAATTTAGAGTTCTTTGTAAAAAGACTCCATTCTAGGTCAAACGCTCACGCACTCTGTTTTTGTAATCTTCTTTAGTCAGATAAAAGCGGTTTTTTATGCATACAACTGATAAGTCTGTGAACACTCACTGATTTATAAGGTCGCTTTGCAGAGGAAAGCCGTTTTTTGCTTGAGGGGCGCTTAGCTCAGTTGGGAGAGCACCAGATTTGCATTCTGGGGGTCAGGAGTTCGACCCTCCTAGCGTCCACCATGAATGCTCAGTATGTGTGCCGAAAGCTCTCATCTGCGTATAGTGACTTTCTCCAGAATAATACTCTGGCAGACAAGCAAGATCACAAAGTTATTTGAAAAGAGAATAAGAGAAGAAGAAAAGAAAATCTTTGACTTTGAAAGAGGAAAGCGGAGAGAGAAAAGACTCGGAAGGGTGTTTGATTTCGTAGCGGAACTTGAAACGGGTAAAAGTAAAGTAGATTAGAGACCGCAATGAAGTAAGGTAAATGATGCCTTATAAGAAGCGATTAAGGGCGTACGGAGGATGCCTAGGTATCGAGAAGCGATGAAGGACGTGTTAGGCTGCGAAAAGTATCGGCGAGCCGCCAAAAAGGCTTTGACCCGGTAATGTCCGAATGGGGGAACCCTATCCGCAAGGATAACTCTGAAGCGAATACATAACTTCAGTAGAGCGAACGAAGGGAATTGAAACATCTTAGTACCTTCAGGAAAAGAAAACAAAACAGTGATTCCGCTAGTAGCGGCGAGCGAACGCGGAAGAGGCCAAACCTCAGGAAGCAATTCCTGACGGGGTTGTGGGACTACACAAAGTAAAGAATAGCGTTATGGGAAAGCTCTGGAAGGGGCAGCCACAGATGGTGAAAGCCCAGTACCTTAAAACAAAATTCTTGCGAGTAGTATCCCGAGTAGCACAGGACACAAACATCCGGTGTGAATCCGGCAGGACCATCTGCCAAGCCTAAATATTCCTCGATGACCGATAGTGAACAAGTACCGTGAGGGAAAGGTGAAAAGAACCCCGGTGAGGGGAGTGAAATAGAACCTGAAACCGTACGCCTACAAGCAGTTGGAGCACGTAAGTGTGACAGCGTACCTTTTGCATAATGGGTCCGCGAGTTATTTTTTGCAGCAAGGCTAAGACGCACGAGCGTTGGAGCCGTAGGGAAACCAAGTCTGAATAAGGCGACTGAGTTGCAGGAAATAGACCCGAAGCCACGTGATCTACCCATGGCCAG of Pigmentibacter sp. JX0631 contains these proteins:
- a CDS encoding response regulator; the encoded protein is MVSKVFPISRWLVVDDTPEDADDIVLAIEGLGGKADTADSIKAAEKLLRKNIYDVCVVDCFYKGTNKWGIDLLPDLRSTLPGLPVIMISNSDDLDLPARVIRAGADMFCPKLKDSFSLTKTLGAAALQATIIRKLKIMEFDSRFSKEIYLQKQTSDAFEHSMRRKEERLLICGAPGTGKTIACQLFAHQYLKQNYGSLSRNIVYHDCASKSDDVNSTMLFGDAKMIGNTLQLSLFERAVGGVLVLDNLHALSEENQNKLKSIFDSEFVPSVLGEGNLSISLIKFVGTYCTDYQKKIVPGFLEAYAHREIDLPSISDLNQELSKVIQFIFENLSQSSEDLKISASTEVIGKILDLAANHSFPANFRTLHQIIENALSRALADQRSQIYPSDIEIIGSMRSSHQESVTNTAGTVKNYGDVLEGRFGEALLKFIAAGENFDEAKDVLRKIMINVASKKYGGNKSKIASALGISRQSLYDHEESE
- a CDS encoding DUF4442 domain-containing protein, with translation MRKFIPQLSSPSAMIQVGWTKLKNIPGGNIIFSSLVSKYIPYTGSISPLVLSIESGQARVLLKDKRAVRNHLNCIHAIALANVGEFSTGLCLISQLPESAMAILTKIEIEYLKKARGDLVSEAIYQYQNAQQENEDHRITANILNTNNEIVSKVHATWRVRRK
- a CDS encoding nitronate monooxygenase; amino-acid sequence: MNYETQFTKQVGIQYPIICGAMYPCSNPELIAAVSEAGGIGIVQPLSLVFVHKHEFREGLRLIKKLTKKPFGMNIITEKSSKIYENRMKKYLEIALEEGVRFFVTSLGNPKWVVEQSKSVNGIVYHDVTSKKWAEKALQSGVHGLICVNNRAGGHAGELSAEQIIKDLKEFNVPIICAGGVGDKISFNEALQLGYAGVQMGTRFIATTECKAHEDYKQAIVKASSKDIVLTDKISGVPVSVIKTEYIERIGTKANPLARYFLRHHKFKHWMRMYYTIQAAWKLKRASLEGAGYKDYWQAGKSVDGCNAILSSKEVIQNMVSV